From Alosa sapidissima isolate fAloSap1 chromosome 7, fAloSap1.pri, whole genome shotgun sequence, the proteins below share one genomic window:
- the LOC121713630 gene encoding titin homolog isoform X10, with translation MSWLFGWGRGSKTPQPEEETPSAPEGGSGGSGGGDKPKDKWSNFDPTGLERAAKAARDLDKSRHAKDALALARMQEQTVQLDHQTKLKEYEAAVEQLKAEQIRVQGEERRKTLAEETKQNQARAQYQDKLARQRYDDQLRQQQLLNDETLRKQEESVQKQEAMRRATVEHEMELRHKNEMMRVEAEAQARAKVERDNADIIREQIRLKAAEHRQTVLESIKTAGAVFGEGFQAFVTDWDKVTVTVAGLSLLAVGIYSARNATGVGARYIEARLGKPSLVRETSRISAGEAIKHPVKTTKRMFSKAQDALEGVVLSPTLEERVRDIAIATHNTRKNRGLYRNILMYGPPGTGKTLFAKKLALHSGMDYAIMTGGDVAPMGREGVTAMHKVFDWANTSKRGLLLFVDEADAFLRKRSTEKISEDLRATLNAFLYRTGEQSNKFMLVLASNQPEQFDWAINDRIDEIVNFALPGLSERERLVRLYFDRYVLGPASTGRQRMKLAQFDYGQKCTDIAKLTDGMSGREISKLGVAWQAAAYSSETGVLTEAMIDARVADAVQQHMQKMDWLHTGGAAEGLGKVGVILPKEAVADIPGQIGFTADQEVLPPAQDSAPVIQQILPVMEAVMAEVKAAEAAPVVEAAAAAAAPAAKEVEAPVGSAVAESLVQEAEAAAVKEQEAAAAIPIVQEVDITAEVKEVETAPLSKEEPAVIDAATEAAVAKPADAPVAEVAKEAEAPVAEVAKETEAPVAEVAKEAEAPVAEVAKEAEAPVAEVAKEAEAPVAEVAKEAEAPVAEVAKEAEAPVAEVAKEAEAPVAEVAKEAEAPVAEVAKEAEAPVAEVAKEAEAPVAEVAKEAEAPVAEVAKEAEAPVAEVAKEAEAPVAEVAKETEAPVAEVAKEAEAPVAEVAKEAEAPVAEVAKEAEAPVAEVAKEAEAPVAEVAKEAEAPVAEVAKEAEAPVAEVAKEAEAPVAEVAKEAEAPVAAVAKPADAPVAVVSKEAEAPVAEVAKEAEAPVAEVAKEAEAPVVEVAKEAEAPVAEVAKEAEAPVAEVAKEAEAPVVEVAKEAEAPVAEVAKEAEAPVAEVAKEAEAPVTKEAEAPVAEVAKEAEAPVAEVAKEAEAPVAEVAKEAEAPVAEVAKEAEAPVAEVAKEAEAPVAEVAKEAEAPVAEVAKEAEAPVAEVAKEAEAPVAEVAKEAETPVAEVAKEAEAPVAEVAKEAEAPVAEVAKEAEAPVAEVAKEAEAPVAEVAKEAEAPVVEVAKEAEAPVDEVAKEAEAPVAEVTKEAEAPVAEVTKEAEAPGAEVTMESSATSTDTALAQEAHGTPTPASPAAETEPEDKNKPKPKDKGKSSCTIS, from the exons ATGTCTTGGCTCTTTGGATGGGGCAGAGGCTCCAAAACACCCCAGCCAGAAGAAGAGACACCATCTGCACCTGAGGGGGGGTCGGGGGGCAGCGGTGGAGGCGACAAACCCAAGGACAAGTGGAGTAACTTCGACCCTACTGGATTGGAGAGGGCTGCTAAAGCTGCAAGAGACCTCGATAAATCCC GTCACGCTAAAGATGCACTGGCATTGGCACGCATGCAAGAACAAACAGTCCAGTTGGATCATCAAACTAAGTTGAAG GAATATGAAGCAGCAGTAGAGCAACTGAAAGCCGAACAAATCCGTGtccagggagaggagaggaggaagacccTTGCGGAGGAGACCAAGCAAAACCAAGCT AGAGCACAGTATCAAGATAAGTTGGCGAGACAGAGATATGATGACCAGCTACGGCAACAG CAACTCCTCAATGATGAGACTCTTCGCAAACAGGAGGAGTCAGTCCAAAAACAGGAAGCAATGCGAAGAG CCACTGTTGAGCATGAGATGGAACTCCGACACAAGAATGAGATGATGCGCGTGGAGGCGGAGGCCCAGGCTCGCGCCAAAGTGGAGCGGGATAATGCCGACATCATCCGTGAGCAGATTCGCCTGAAGGCAGCCGAGCACAGGCAGACTGTGCTGGAGTCCATCAA AACTGCAGGTGCTGTGTTTGGAGAAGGCTTTCAAGCGTTTGTGACAGACTGGGATAAAGTCACGGTTACT GTGGCAGGATTGTCTCTGCTGGCAGTGGGCATTTACTCCGCTCGCAACGCCACAGGGGTGGGTGCCCGCTACATCGAGGCGCGCCTGGGAAAGCCCTCACTGGTCCGCGAGACCTCCAGGATTAGTGCCGGCGAGGCAATAAAGCATCCTGTCAAG ACAACCAAGCGCATGTTCAGCAAGGCCCAGGATGCCCTGGAGGGAGTTGTGCTGAGT CCTACCCTGGAGGAGCGTGTTCGTGACATTGCCATTGCTACACACAACACTCGCAAGAATCGTGGTCTCTACAGAAACATTCTCATGTATGGACCTCCTGGCACTGGCAAAACCCTCTTTGCAAAG AAACTGGCTCTGCACTCTGGGATGGATTACGCCATCATGACTGGCGGAGACGTGGCACCCATGGGCCGAGAGGGTGTCACTGCTATGCATAAAGTCTTTGACTGGGCAAACACAAGCAAGCGTGG CCTCCTGCTCTTTGTGGATGAAGCGGACGCCTTCCTGCGCAAGCGATCGACC GAAAAGATAAGCGAGGACCTACGAGCTACCCTCAACGCATTCCTCTACCGCACCGGAGAGCAGAGCAACAA ATTTATGTTGGTGCTGGCCAGTAACCAGCCTGAACAGTTTGACTGGGCCATAAACGACCGTATTGATGAGATTGTCAACTTTGCCCTTCCTGGActatcagagagggagaggctggTGCGGCTCTACTTTGATAGATATGTGCTGGGCCCAGCCTCCACAGGCAGACA GAGGATGAAGCTGGCACAGTTTGACTATGGCCAGAAGTGTACGGATATTGCTAAATTGACGGATGGTATGTCAGGCCGTGAAATATCGAAACTTGGTGTGGCCTGGCAG GCGGCTGCATACTCATCGGAGACTGGGGTCCTGACAGAAGCCATGATTGATGCTCGGGTCGCTGATGCAGTCCAGCAACACATGCAGAAGATGGACTGGCTGCATACTGGAGGGGCCGCAGAGGGCCTTGGCAAGGTGGGAGTCATTTTGCCAAAAGAGGCTGTGGCAGATATCCCCGGTCAGATAGGATTCACTGCGGATCAGGAGGTCCTTCCACCTGCCCAGGACTCTGCTCCAGTTATTCAGCAAATTCTCCCAGTTATGGAGGCAGTCATGGCTGAAGTGAAGGCGGCTGAGGCAGCCCCAGTCGTAGAAGCAgcagccgctgctgctgctcctgctgccaaAGAGGTGGAGGCGCCCGTTGGAAGTGCCGTGGCTGAATCACTGGTGCAGGAGGCCGAGGCTGCTGCTGTCAAGGAGCAAGAGGCTGCTGCAGCCATTCCCATTGTCCAGGAGGTAGACATCACTGCAGAGGTCAAGGAAGTGGAGACTGCTCCTTTAAGTAAAGAGGAGCCAGCTGTCATCGATGCTGCCACAGAGGCTGCTGTTGCCAAGCCTGCTGATGCTCCAGTGGCTGAG GTTGCCAAGGAGGCAGAAGCTCCAGTGGCTGAAGTTGCCAAGGAAACAGAAGCTCCAGTGGCTGAGGTCGCCAAGGAGGCAGAAGCTCCAGTGGCTGAGGTCGCCAAGGAGGCAGAAGCTCCAGTGGCTGAAGTCGCCAAGGAGGCAGAAGCTCCAGTGGCTGAAGTCGCCAAGGAGGCAGAAGCTCCAGTGGCTGAAGTCGCCAAGGAGGCAGAAGCTCCAGTGGCTGAAGTCGCCAAGGAGGCAGAAGCTCCAGTGGCTGAAGTCGCCAAGGAGGCAGAAGCTCCAGTGGCTGAAGTCGCCAAGGAGGCAGAAGCTCCAGTGGCTGAAGTCGCCAAGGAGGCAGAAGCGCCAGTGGCTGAGGTTGCCAAGGAGGCAGAAGCGCCAGTGGCTGAGGTTGCCAAGGAGGCAGAAGCGCCAGTGGCTGAGGTTGCCAAGGAGGCAGAAGCTCCAGTGGCTGAAGTTGCCAAGGAAACAGAAGCTCCAGTGGCTGAGGTCGCCAAGGAGGCAGAAGCTCCAGTGGCTGAGGTCGCCAAGGAGGCAGAAGCTCCAGTGGCTGAGGTCGCCAAGGAGGCAGAAGCTCCAGTGGCTGAAGTCGCCAAGGAGGCAGAAGCTCCAGTGGCTGAAGTCGCCAAGGAGGCAGAAGCTCCAGTGGCTGAAGTCGCCAAGGAGGCAGAAGCTCCAGTGGCTGAAGTCGCCAAGGAGGCAGAAGCTCCAGTGGCTGAAGTCGCCAAGGAGGCAGAAGCTCCAGTGGCTGCTGTTGCCAAGCCTGCTGATGCTCCAGTGGCTGTGGTCTCCAAGGAGGCAGAAGCTCCAGTGGCTGAGGTCGCAAAGGAGGCAGAAGCTCCCGTGGCTGAGGTCGCAAAGGAGGCAGAAGCTCCAGTGGTTGAAGTTGCCAAGGAGGCAGAAGCTCCAGTGGCTGAGGTCGCCAAGGAGGCCGAAGCTCCCGTGGCTGAGGTCGCAAAGGAGGCAGAAGCTCCAGTGGTTGAAGTTGCCAAGGAGGCAGAGGCTCCAGTGGCTGAGGTTGCCAAGGAGGCAGAGGCTCCAGTGGCTGAGGTCGCCAAGGAGGCAGAGGCTCCAGTCACCAAGGAGGCAGAAGCTCCAGTGGCTGAGGTTGCCAAGGAGGCAGAGGCTCCAGTGGCTGAGGTTGCCAAGGAGGCAGAAGCTCCAGTGGCTGAGGTCGCAAAGGAGGCAGAGGCTCCAGTGGCTGAGGTCGCCAAGGAGGCAGAGGCTCCAGTGGCTGAGGTCGCCAAGGAGGCAGAGGCTCCAGTGGCTGAGGTCGCCAAGGAGGCAGAGGCTCCAGTGGCTGAGGTCGCCAAGGAGGCAGAGGCTCCAGTGGCTGAGGTCGCCAAGGAGGCAGAGGCTCCAGTGGCTGAGGTCGCAAAGGAGGCAGAAACTCCAGTGGCTGAAGTCGCCAAGGAGGCAGAAGCTCCAGTGGCTGAGGTCGCCAAGGAGGCAGAGGCTCCAGTGGCTGAGGTCGCCAAGGAGGCAGAAGCTCCAGTGGCTGAGGTCGCCAAGGAGGCAGAGGCTCCAGTGGCTGAGGTCGCCAAGGAGGCAGAGGCTCCTGTGGTTGAGGTTGCAAAAGAGGCAGAAGCTCCAGTGGATGAGGTCGCAAAGGAAGCAGAAGCTCCAGTGGCTGAGGTCACAAAGGAGGCAGAAGCTCCAGTGGCTGAGGTCACAAAGGAGGCAGAAGCTCCAGGGGCTGAGGTCACAATGGAATCCTCAGCAACTTCCACAGACACTGCCCTTGCTCAGGAAGCCCATGGTACACCAACCCCAGCTTCCCCTGCTGCTGAGACAGAACCAGAGGACAAAAACAAGCCCAAACCAAAGGATAAAGGCAAGAGCTCATGCACCATATCATAA
- the LOC121713630 gene encoding titin homolog isoform X6 has protein sequence MSWLFGWGRGSKTPQPEEETPSAPEGGSGGSGGGDKPKDKWSNFDPTGLERAAKAARDLDKSRHAKDALALARMQEQTVQLDHQTKLKEYEAAVEQLKAEQIRVQGEERRKTLAEETKQNQARAQYQDKLARQRYDDQLRQQQLLNDETLRKQEESVQKQEAMRRATVEHEMELRHKNEMMRVEAEAQARAKVERDNADIIREQIRLKAAEHRQTVLESIKTAGAVFGEGFQAFVTDWDKVTVTVAGLSLLAVGIYSARNATGVGARYIEARLGKPSLVRETSRISAGEAIKHPVKTTKRMFSKAQDALEGVVLSPTLEERVRDIAIATHNTRKNRGLYRNILMYGPPGTGKTLFAKKLALHSGMDYAIMTGGDVAPMGREGVTAMHKVFDWANTSKRGLLLFVDEADAFLRKRSTEKISEDLRATLNAFLYRTGEQSNKFMLVLASNQPEQFDWAINDRIDEIVNFALPGLSERERLVRLYFDRYVLGPASTGRQRMKLAQFDYGQKCTDIAKLTDGMSGREISKLGVAWQAAAYSSETGVLTEAMIDARVADAVQQHMQKMDWLHTGGAAEGLGKVGVILPKEAVADIPGQIGFTADQEVLPPAQDSAPVIQQILPVMEAVMAEVKAAEAAPVVEAAAAAAAPAAKEVEAPVGSAVAESLVQEAEAAAVKEQEAAAAIPIVQEVDITAEVKEVETAPLSKEEPAVIDAATEAAVAKPADAPVAEVAKEAEVPVAEVAKEAEVPVAEVAKEAEAPVAEVAKETEAPVAEVAKEAEAPVAEVAKEAEAPVAEVAKEAEAPVAEVAKEAEAPVAEVAKEAEAPVAEVAKEAEAPVAEVAKEAEAPVAEVAKEAEAPVAEVAKEAEAPVAEVAKEAEAPVAEVAKEAEAPVAEVAKEAEAPVAEVAKETEAPVAEVAKEAEAPVAEVAKEAEAPVAEVAKEAEAPVAEVAKEAEAPVAEVAKEAEAPVAEVAKEAEAPVAEVAKEAEAPVAEVAKEAEAPVAAVAKPADAPVAVVSKEAEAPVAEVAKEAEAPVAEVAKEAEAPVVEVAKEAEAPVAEVAKEAEAPVAEVAKEAEAPVVEVAKEAEAPVAEVAKEAEAPVAEVAKEAEAPVTKEAEAPVAEVAKEAEAPVAEVAKEAEAPVAEVAKEAEAPVAEVAKEAEAPVAEVAKEAEAPVAEVAKEAEAPVAEVAKEAEAPVAEVAKEAEAPVAEVAKEAETPVAEVAKEAEAPVAEVAKEAEAPVAKEAEAPVAEVAKEAEAPVVEVAKEAEAPVDEVAKEAEAPVAEVTKEAEAPVAEVTKEAEAPGAEVTMESSATSTDTALAQEAHGTPTPASPAAETEPEDKNKPKPKDKGKSSCTIS, from the exons ATGTCTTGGCTCTTTGGATGGGGCAGAGGCTCCAAAACACCCCAGCCAGAAGAAGAGACACCATCTGCACCTGAGGGGGGGTCGGGGGGCAGCGGTGGAGGCGACAAACCCAAGGACAAGTGGAGTAACTTCGACCCTACTGGATTGGAGAGGGCTGCTAAAGCTGCAAGAGACCTCGATAAATCCC GTCACGCTAAAGATGCACTGGCATTGGCACGCATGCAAGAACAAACAGTCCAGTTGGATCATCAAACTAAGTTGAAG GAATATGAAGCAGCAGTAGAGCAACTGAAAGCCGAACAAATCCGTGtccagggagaggagaggaggaagacccTTGCGGAGGAGACCAAGCAAAACCAAGCT AGAGCACAGTATCAAGATAAGTTGGCGAGACAGAGATATGATGACCAGCTACGGCAACAG CAACTCCTCAATGATGAGACTCTTCGCAAACAGGAGGAGTCAGTCCAAAAACAGGAAGCAATGCGAAGAG CCACTGTTGAGCATGAGATGGAACTCCGACACAAGAATGAGATGATGCGCGTGGAGGCGGAGGCCCAGGCTCGCGCCAAAGTGGAGCGGGATAATGCCGACATCATCCGTGAGCAGATTCGCCTGAAGGCAGCCGAGCACAGGCAGACTGTGCTGGAGTCCATCAA AACTGCAGGTGCTGTGTTTGGAGAAGGCTTTCAAGCGTTTGTGACAGACTGGGATAAAGTCACGGTTACT GTGGCAGGATTGTCTCTGCTGGCAGTGGGCATTTACTCCGCTCGCAACGCCACAGGGGTGGGTGCCCGCTACATCGAGGCGCGCCTGGGAAAGCCCTCACTGGTCCGCGAGACCTCCAGGATTAGTGCCGGCGAGGCAATAAAGCATCCTGTCAAG ACAACCAAGCGCATGTTCAGCAAGGCCCAGGATGCCCTGGAGGGAGTTGTGCTGAGT CCTACCCTGGAGGAGCGTGTTCGTGACATTGCCATTGCTACACACAACACTCGCAAGAATCGTGGTCTCTACAGAAACATTCTCATGTATGGACCTCCTGGCACTGGCAAAACCCTCTTTGCAAAG AAACTGGCTCTGCACTCTGGGATGGATTACGCCATCATGACTGGCGGAGACGTGGCACCCATGGGCCGAGAGGGTGTCACTGCTATGCATAAAGTCTTTGACTGGGCAAACACAAGCAAGCGTGG CCTCCTGCTCTTTGTGGATGAAGCGGACGCCTTCCTGCGCAAGCGATCGACC GAAAAGATAAGCGAGGACCTACGAGCTACCCTCAACGCATTCCTCTACCGCACCGGAGAGCAGAGCAACAA ATTTATGTTGGTGCTGGCCAGTAACCAGCCTGAACAGTTTGACTGGGCCATAAACGACCGTATTGATGAGATTGTCAACTTTGCCCTTCCTGGActatcagagagggagaggctggTGCGGCTCTACTTTGATAGATATGTGCTGGGCCCAGCCTCCACAGGCAGACA GAGGATGAAGCTGGCACAGTTTGACTATGGCCAGAAGTGTACGGATATTGCTAAATTGACGGATGGTATGTCAGGCCGTGAAATATCGAAACTTGGTGTGGCCTGGCAG GCGGCTGCATACTCATCGGAGACTGGGGTCCTGACAGAAGCCATGATTGATGCTCGGGTCGCTGATGCAGTCCAGCAACACATGCAGAAGATGGACTGGCTGCATACTGGAGGGGCCGCAGAGGGCCTTGGCAAGGTGGGAGTCATTTTGCCAAAAGAGGCTGTGGCAGATATCCCCGGTCAGATAGGATTCACTGCGGATCAGGAGGTCCTTCCACCTGCCCAGGACTCTGCTCCAGTTATTCAGCAAATTCTCCCAGTTATGGAGGCAGTCATGGCTGAAGTGAAGGCGGCTGAGGCAGCCCCAGTCGTAGAAGCAgcagccgctgctgctgctcctgctgccaaAGAGGTGGAGGCGCCCGTTGGAAGTGCCGTGGCTGAATCACTGGTGCAGGAGGCCGAGGCTGCTGCTGTCAAGGAGCAAGAGGCTGCTGCAGCCATTCCCATTGTCCAGGAGGTAGACATCACTGCAGAGGTCAAGGAAGTGGAGACTGCTCCTTTAAGTAAAGAGGAGCCAGCTGTCATCGATGCTGCCACAGAGGCTGCTGTTGCCAAGCCTGCTGATGCTCCAGTGGCTGAGGTTGCCAAGGAGGCAGAAGTGCCAGTGGCTGAGGTTGCCAAGGAGGCAGAAGTGCCAGTGGCTGAGGTTGCCAAGGAGGCAGAAGCTCCAGTGGCTGAAGTTGCCAAGGAAACAGAAGCTCCAGTGGCTGAGGTCGCCAAGGAGGCAGAAGCTCCAGTGGCTGAGGTCGCCAAGGAGGCAGAAGCTCCAGTGGCTGAAGTCGCCAAGGAGGCAGAAGCTCCAGTGGCTGAAGTCGCCAAGGAGGCAGAAGCTCCAGTGGCTGAAGTCGCCAAGGAGGCAGAAGCTCCAGTGGCTGAAGTCGCCAAGGAGGCAGAAGCTCCAGTGGCTGAAGTCGCCAAGGAGGCAGAAGCTCCAGTGGCTGAAGTCGCCAAGGAGGCAGAAGCTCCAGTGGCTGAAGTCGCCAAGGAGGCAGAAGCGCCAGTGGCTGAGGTTGCCAAGGAGGCAGAAGCGCCAGTGGCTGAGGTTGCCAAGGAGGCAGAAGCGCCAGTGGCTGAGGTTGCCAAGGAGGCAGAAGCTCCAGTGGCTGAAGTTGCCAAGGAAACAGAAGCTCCAGTGGCTGAGGTCGCCAAGGAGGCAGAAGCTCCAGTGGCTGAGGTCGCCAAGGAGGCAGAAGCTCCAGTGGCTGAGGTCGCCAAGGAGGCAGAAGCTCCAGTGGCTGAAGTCGCCAAGGAGGCAGAAGCTCCAGTGGCTGAAGTCGCCAAGGAGGCAGAAGCTCCAGTGGCTGAAGTCGCCAAGGAGGCAGAAGCTCCAGTGGCTGAAGTCGCCAAGGAGGCAGAAGCTCCAGTGGCTGAAGTCGCCAAGGAGGCAGAAGCTCCAGTGGCTGCTGTTGCCAAGCCTGCTGATGCTCCAGTGGCTGTGGTCTCCAAGGAGGCAGAAGCTCCAGTGGCTGAGGTCGCAAAGGAGGCAGAAGCTCCCGTGGCTGAGGTCGCAAAGGAGGCAGAAGCTCCAGTGGTTGAAGTTGCCAAGGAGGCAGAAGCTCCAGTGGCTGAGGTCGCCAAGGAGGCCGAAGCTCCCGTGGCTGAGGTCGCAAAGGAGGCAGAAGCTCCAGTGGTTGAAGTTGCCAAGGAGGCAGAGGCTCCAGTGGCTGAGGTTGCCAAGGAGGCAGAGGCTCCAGTGGCTGAGGTCGCCAAGGAGGCAGAGGCTCCAGTCACCAAGGAGGCAGAAGCTCCAGTGGCTGAGGTTGCCAAGGAGGCAGAGGCTCCAGTGGCTGAGGTTGCCAAGGAGGCAGAAGCTCCAGTGGCTGAGGTCGCAAAGGAGGCAGAGGCTCCAGTGGCTGAGGTCGCCAAGGAGGCAGAGGCTCCAGTGGCTGAGGTCGCCAAGGAGGCAGAGGCTCCAGTGGCTGAGGTCGCCAAGGAGGCAGAGGCTCCAGTGGCTGAGGTCGCCAAGGAGGCAGAGGCTCCAGTGGCTGAGGTCGCCAAGGAGGCAGAGGCTCCAGTGGCTGAGGTCGCAAAGGAGGCAGAAACTCCAGTGGCTGAAGTCGCCAAGGAGGCAGAAGCTCCAGTGGCTGAGGTCGCCAAGGAGGCAGAGGCTCCA GTCGCCAAGGAGGCAGAGGCTCCAGTGGCTGAGGTCGCCAAGGAGGCAGAGGCTCCTGTGGTTGAGGTTGCAAAAGAGGCAGAAGCTCCAGTGGATGAGGTCGCAAAGGAAGCAGAAGCTCCAGTGGCTGAGGTCACAAAGGAGGCAGAAGCTCCAGTGGCTGAGGTCACAAAGGAGGCAGAAGCTCCAGGGGCTGAGGTCACAATGGAATCCTCAGCAACTTCCACAGACACTGCCCTTGCTCAGGAAGCCCATGGTACACCAACCCCAGCTTCCCCTGCTGCTGAGACAGAACCAGAGGACAAAAACAAGCCCAAACCAAAGGATAAAGGCAAGAGCTCATGCACCATATCATAA